A genomic stretch from Empedobacter stercoris includes:
- the rlmD gene encoding 23S rRNA (uracil(1939)-C(5))-methyltransferase RlmD — MSRKAKQKIILNNIEVLRAGAKGVSVGKTEEGKTVLIKGAIPGDVVDVHVLKKKSSYLEGQAIEIHTKSPYRIQPECEHFGVCGGCKWQDMSYDAQLKFKHDEVVNNLVRIGGFKDLEAEIVPILGSKEHYFYRNKLEFTFSNARWLTLEEIQSGKEFDDRDVLGFHIPGAWSKVLDVTKCHLQRDPSNAIRVEAKRFALEHNLDFFDLKNQEGLLRTLMIRTSQNGQVMVLVQFFREEKENREAFLQNLKDKFPEITSLLYAINPKQNDSVYDLDIEVFAGEDHIMEKMEDLNFKIGPKSFYQTNPEQAYELYKLTRDFAGLTGNELVYDLYTGTGTIAQFVSKNAKKVVGVESVQEAIDAAKAAAKFNGIENCDFYCGDMKDVLNQDFINEHGIPDVLITDPPRDGMHKKVVENILFMNPKRIVYVSCNSATQARDLELMKDQYKIVKVQPVDMFPQTHHVENIVLLERI, encoded by the coding sequence ATGTCAAGAAAAGCAAAGCAAAAAATCATATTAAATAATATAGAAGTTTTACGTGCTGGTGCAAAAGGTGTATCGGTTGGTAAAACAGAGGAAGGTAAAACTGTTCTGATAAAAGGTGCAATTCCTGGAGATGTTGTAGATGTACACGTTTTGAAGAAAAAAAGCAGCTATTTAGAAGGACAAGCAATCGAAATTCATACAAAATCTCCTTATCGTATTCAACCAGAATGCGAGCATTTCGGTGTTTGTGGTGGATGTAAATGGCAAGATATGAGCTATGATGCCCAACTTAAATTTAAACACGACGAAGTGGTTAACAATTTAGTTCGTATTGGAGGTTTCAAAGATTTAGAAGCAGAAATTGTTCCGATTTTAGGATCTAAAGAACACTATTTTTACCGCAATAAATTAGAGTTTACGTTTTCTAATGCTCGTTGGTTAACGTTAGAAGAAATTCAATCAGGAAAAGAATTTGACGACCGAGATGTGCTTGGATTCCATATTCCAGGAGCTTGGTCTAAAGTTTTAGATGTTACGAAATGTCATTTACAACGTGATCCTTCGAATGCGATTCGTGTCGAAGCAAAACGTTTTGCATTAGAACATAACTTAGATTTCTTCGATCTAAAAAATCAAGAAGGTTTATTGAGAACGCTGATGATCAGAACTTCTCAAAATGGGCAAGTCATGGTTTTAGTTCAATTTTTCCGCGAAGAAAAAGAAAATCGTGAAGCTTTCTTACAAAACTTAAAAGATAAATTTCCAGAAATTACCTCTTTATTGTATGCGATTAATCCAAAGCAAAACGATTCTGTTTATGATTTAGACATCGAAGTTTTTGCTGGTGAGGATCATATTATGGAAAAGATGGAAGATTTAAATTTCAAAATTGGTCCGAAATCTTTTTATCAAACAAATCCAGAACAAGCATACGAATTATACAAATTAACACGTGATTTTGCTGGTTTAACAGGAAACGAATTAGTGTACGATTTATATACAGGAACAGGAACAATTGCACAATTCGTTTCGAAAAATGCAAAAAAAGTAGTGGGTGTAGAATCAGTTCAAGAAGCAATTGATGCGGCGAAAGCAGCAGCTAAATTCAATGGTATTGAAAATTGTGATTTCTATTGTGGTGATATGAAAGATGTCTTAAATCAAGATTTCATCAACGAACATGGAATTCCAGATGTTTTGATTACTGATCCTCCTCGTGATGGAATGCATAAAAAAGTGGTTGAAAATATTTTATTCATGAATCCAAAACGTATTGTTTATGTTTCTTGTAACTCTGCAACACAAGCAAGAGATTTAGAATTGATGAAAGATCAATATAAAATTGTTAAAGTTCAGCCAGTTGATATGTTTCCACAAA
- the ppk2 gene encoding polyphosphate kinase 2, whose translation MAEFDLSDLEKINNKQEIIDFLVEHDIIKEKKFKEQLAYEKELKQLQEKLLKIQTKVIQEDKRVLIIFEGRDAAGKGGTISRITEFLNPKKYRVEALPKPTEIEVGQWYFQRYFKELPNAGEIVFFDRSWYNRAVVEPVFGFCTEEQYNRFLKQVSEIEQLLQEDGIILIKIFLSISKDEQAERLQERKENEMKQWKLGALDQKAQELWEVYTNYIDKMFQETGTKDSPWIEIETDDKKSARIVAMKSIIAQLNNQVYTHELIKYHK comes from the coding sequence ATGGCAGAATTTGATTTAAGTGATTTAGAGAAAATAAATAATAAACAAGAAATCATTGATTTTTTAGTTGAACATGATATCATTAAAGAAAAGAAATTCAAAGAACAATTAGCTTACGAAAAAGAGTTAAAGCAACTTCAAGAAAAACTATTGAAAATACAAACCAAAGTTATTCAAGAAGATAAACGAGTTTTAATTATTTTCGAAGGTCGAGATGCAGCAGGAAAAGGTGGTACAATTTCTCGTATTACCGAATTTCTAAATCCTAAAAAATATCGTGTAGAAGCTTTACCAAAACCGACAGAAATAGAAGTGGGACAATGGTACTTTCAGCGATACTTTAAAGAATTGCCAAATGCAGGAGAAATTGTTTTTTTTGATCGTTCGTGGTACAATCGAGCGGTAGTTGAGCCAGTTTTCGGATTTTGTACAGAAGAACAATACAATCGATTCTTGAAACAAGTAAGTGAAATAGAACAACTTTTACAAGAAGACGGAATTATTTTGATTAAAATTTTTCTTTCTATTTCGAAAGATGAGCAAGCAGAACGTTTGCAGGAACGAAAAGAAAATGAGATGAAACAATGGAAGTTAGGAGCATTGGATCAAAAAGCACAAGAGTTATGGGAGGTTTATACCAATTATATTGATAAAATGTTTCAAGAAACTGGAACAAAAGATTCGCCTTGGATAGAAATTGAGACAGATGACAAAAAATCGGCACGAATTGTTGCGATGAAATCTATAATTGCGCAATTAAACAATCAAGTTTATACACACGAATTAATAAAATATCACAAATAA
- a CDS encoding YHS domain-containing protein, which translates to MSNLKNIFTLTILAITFTACSKEQPKQDDFEVKHVSHEEMKAAKKLDVAVVNEFDPICGMKTADHLSDTANYEGKTYGFCSTMCKDEFLKNLEKHIHE; encoded by the coding sequence ATGAGTAATTTAAAAAATATATTTACACTTACAATTTTAGCAATAACATTTACAGCTTGTAGCAAAGAACAACCAAAACAAGATGATTTTGAAGTAAAACATGTTTCACACGAAGAAATGAAAGCAGCAAAGAAATTAGATGTTGCTGTTGTAAATGAATTTGATCCTATTTGCGGGATGAAAACTGCTGATCATTTAAGTGATACTGCTAATTATGAAGGAAAAACCTACGGTTTTTGTTCGACAATGTGTAAAGATGAGTTTCTAAAAAATCTTGAAAAACATATTCATGAATAA
- the rplS gene encoding 50S ribosomal protein L19, whose translation MENLVKYVQEKYVAKKEFPAFAAGDTITVYQEITEGGKTRVQFFKGVVIQRRGQGTTETFTIRKMSGDVGVERIFPVNMPALQKIEVNKRGKVRRARIFYFRALRGKKARIKDASY comes from the coding sequence ATGGAAAATTTAGTAAAATACGTACAAGAGAAATACGTAGCTAAAAAAGAGTTCCCAGCTTTCGCAGCAGGTGATACTATTACAGTTTATCAAGAAATTACAGAGGGTGGAAAAACTCGTGTTCAGTTCTTTAAAGGGGTTGTTATCCAAAGAAGAGGACAAGGAACTACAGAAACTTTCACTATCCGTAAAATGTCTGGAGATGTAGGTGTAGAGCGTATCTTCCCAGTAAACATGCCAGCATTACAAAAAATTGAAGTGAACAAAAGAGGTAAAGTTCGTAGAGCTCGTATCTTCTACTTCAGAGCATTACGTGGTAAAAAAGCTCGTATCAAAGACGCTTCTTACTAA
- a CDS encoding cupin-like domain-containing protein, protein MQFQTIDTVESISKEEFIKNYLKKRKPLLLKGYAKDWKDFDKWNLDYIKEKAGEQIVPLYDSKPADATKSSDTPATHMKFNEYVDLIKKQPSDLRIFFFIIKDKIPELLNNFTYPDLGLKYFERLPTLFFGGSEAKVLMHYDVDMTDFIHFQFQGDKRILLFEPQQSKALYKVPLSVHTIYEIDYDHPDYEKFPAMKHAKGFDFVMNHGDALFIPRGYWHYNRYLEAGFSMSLRAFPNEFFQVLNTVYHVFIMRYTDKIMRKIFQIKWIHFKEKWAIKKSHRFYNIKN, encoded by the coding sequence ATGCAATTTCAGACAATTGATACGGTAGAATCGATATCGAAAGAAGAATTTATAAAAAATTATCTCAAAAAAAGAAAACCTTTGTTATTAAAAGGTTACGCTAAAGATTGGAAGGATTTTGATAAATGGAATCTTGATTATATCAAAGAAAAAGCTGGTGAACAAATTGTTCCTTTGTACGATAGTAAACCCGCTGATGCAACAAAAAGTTCGGATACACCTGCCACACACATGAAATTTAACGAATATGTTGATTTAATAAAAAAGCAACCTTCTGACTTAAGAATTTTCTTTTTTATTATTAAAGATAAAATTCCTGAATTACTTAACAATTTTACTTATCCAGACCTTGGGTTAAAATATTTTGAACGATTACCTACTTTATTCTTCGGCGGAAGTGAGGCAAAAGTTTTGATGCATTATGATGTAGACATGACGGATTTTATTCATTTTCAATTTCAAGGCGACAAACGCATTTTATTATTCGAACCTCAACAATCAAAAGCATTGTACAAAGTTCCCCTTTCGGTTCATACGATTTACGAAATAGATTACGATCACCCTGATTATGAAAAATTTCCAGCCATGAAACACGCCAAAGGATTTGATTTTGTAATGAATCACGGCGATGCTTTATTTATTCCGCGTGGTTATTGGCATTATAACCGTTATTTGGAAGCTGGTTTTTCGATGTCATTGCGTGCTTTTCCGAATGAATTTTTTCAAGTCTTGAATACCGTTTATCATGTTTTTATTATGCGTTACACTGATAAAATCATGCGCAAAATATTTCAAATCAAATGGATTCATTTTAAAGAAAAATGGGCAATCAAGAAAAGTCACCGTTTTTATAATATTAAAAATTAA
- the ppk2 gene encoding polyphosphate kinase 2, giving the protein MELKPKDLKLIETKKGLVGLLQSDHDQLNFAKALRTVKYEKRIEELQEELIKLQTWVANHKKKVVIVFEGRDAAGKGGAIRRIVEHLNPREHRIVALPKPNEVESGQWYFQRYVRQLPREGEIVFYDRSWYNRAVVEPVNGFCTQDEYATFMNEVNDVEKMWINSGIYLIKIYFSITKEQQMKRFNDIVNSPIKRWKYSSVDQKAQDLFEVYSEYKDKMFELTHTKIAPWKIIDANKKYKARVEAMEYILSKIPYDDKNKRILKHQNLEVEM; this is encoded by the coding sequence ATGGAATTAAAACCGAAGGATTTAAAATTAATCGAAACAAAAAAAGGACTTGTTGGATTATTGCAGTCAGATCATGACCAATTAAATTTTGCAAAAGCATTGCGTACCGTAAAATATGAAAAACGAATCGAAGAGTTACAAGAGGAATTGATTAAACTTCAAACTTGGGTGGCAAATCACAAGAAAAAAGTGGTGATTGTTTTCGAAGGTAGAGATGCAGCAGGAAAAGGTGGTGCTATACGTCGAATTGTGGAACATCTAAATCCTCGAGAACATCGTATTGTCGCTTTACCAAAACCGAATGAAGTTGAAAGTGGACAATGGTATTTTCAGCGTTATGTTCGTCAATTACCACGCGAAGGAGAAATTGTTTTTTATGATAGAAGTTGGTATAATAGAGCTGTAGTAGAGCCAGTTAACGGGTTTTGTACACAAGATGAATACGCAACTTTTATGAATGAAGTAAATGATGTGGAGAAAATGTGGATTAATTCTGGGATTTATCTAATCAAGATTTATTTTTCCATTACAAAAGAACAACAAATGAAACGTTTTAACGATATTGTTAACTCTCCTATTAAGCGTTGGAAGTATAGTTCTGTTGATCAAAAAGCACAAGATTTGTTCGAAGTTTATTCTGAATATAAAGATAAAATGTTTGAATTAACCCATACAAAAATAGCACCTTGGAAAATAATTGATGCCAATAAAAAATATAAAGCAAGGGTTGAAGCAATGGAATATATTTTGTCTAAAATACCTTATGATGATAAAAATAAACGCATTTTGAAACATCAAAATTTAGAAGTTGAAATGTAG
- a CDS encoding IS3 family transposase (programmed frameshift) — MTRKVKYSVAFKLRCVKEVLEKHRTIRSISKKENIHASLLKKWVSDYHNQGISGIEPKKNQTYSVEFKLKVIKSITKQFLSLREARVKFNIPSESVIIKWQKDFATFGIDGLKPKPKGRPKTMSTSKGRPKKSKQPLTREEELLLEIERLRCEGCTLKKVQCLNSSRGRKTKETWTQAINELRPEFHLNLLLDCTHMARSSFYYHISRSKTDKYEELKLKIKSIYHQHKGRYGYRRITDELRKSGTIINHKTVLKLMNSLGLKSLIRRKKYKSYKGEQGKIAPNILQRAFKADKPNQKWVTDVTEFKVKDKKLYLSPIMDLYNQEIISYELSERPVFNQVTQMLKKAFKITKDTKDLILHSDQGWQYQMKQYQALLNKKGIVQSMSRKGNCLDNAIIENFFGILKSELFYLQKFNSIDELKKEIKQYIYYYNNERIKSNLNKMSPIQYRTHFYNY, encoded by the exons ATGACAAGAAAAGTAAAATATAGTGTAGCATTTAAGTTACGTTGTGTGAAAGAAGTTTTAGAAAAACATCGAACAATACGTTCAATTAGTAAAAAAGAAAATATACATGCTTCTTTATTAAAGAAATGGGTTTCTGATTATCATAATCAAGGAATTTCAGGTATAGAACCTAAAAAAAACCAAACGTATAGCGTTGAATTTAAGTTGAAAGTTATTAAGTCTATAACCAAACAGTTTCTTAGTTTACGAGAAGCCAGAGTTAAATTTAATATTCCAAGTGAATCGGTTATTATAAAATGGCAAAAAGATTTTGCTACCTTTGGAATAGACGGATTAAAACCCAAACCAAAAGGCCGTCCCAAGACTATGAGCACATCTAAGGGTAGACCTAAAAAATCGAAACAACCGTTAACAAGAGAAGAAGAACTATTGTTAGAGATTGAACGTTTACGTTGTGAAG GTTGCACTCTTAAAAAAGTTCAATGCCTTAATTCAAGCCGAGGAAGAAAAACAAAAGAAACTTGGACGCAAGCCATAAATGAATTAAGGCCAGAATTTCATCTAAATTTACTTTTAGATTGTACACATATGGCTAGAAGCAGCTTTTACTATCATATTTCACGTAGTAAAACAGATAAATACGAGGAATTAAAACTTAAGATAAAATCCATTTATCATCAGCATAAAGGGCGATATGGCTATCGACGAATTACCGATGAATTAAGAAAATCAGGAACTATCATCAATCATAAAACTGTTCTTAAACTGATGAATAGCTTAGGATTAAAGAGTTTGATTCGAAGAAAAAAATACAAATCTTACAAAGGAGAACAAGGAAAGATTGCACCAAACATCTTGCAAAGAGCATTTAAGGCTGATAAACCCAACCAAAAATGGGTAACAGATGTTACCGAGTTTAAAGTAAAAGATAAAAAACTATATTTATCACCAATAATGGATCTGTACAATCAAGAAATTATCAGCTATGAGTTAAGCGAACGACCTGTTTTTAATCAAGTAACTCAAATGCTTAAAAAGGCATTTAAAATAACGAAAGACACTAAAGATTTGATATTACATTCCGATCAAGGATGGCAATATCAGATGAAACAATATCAAGCTTTATTAAATAAAAAAGGAATCGTACAAAGTATGAGTAGAAAAGGAAATTGTTTGGATAATGCTATTATCGAAAATTTCTTTGGAATACTGAAATCGGAACTATTTTATTTACAAAAATTTAATTCTATTGATGAGTTGAAAAAAGAAATAAAACAATACATTTACTATTACAATAACGAGAGGATAAAATCGAACTTAAATAAAATGAGCCCGATACAATATCGAACTCATTTTTATAATTATTAA
- a CDS encoding tetratricopeptide repeat-containing sensor histidine kinase, with protein sequence MRKGLFFIFLLLIFSCQSSDNKFDEQNEVSQNKAYDKAREFYEKEENDSAYVYFNKAYSEFIKQNNKHQASKCLINLGYISYKKGDWFGSQELNIEAIKLLNPQIKEEAETLSSAYNSLGQSTHELKNYKEAINYFQNSIDFTKDENVFIVNQNNIANSYRYNNQFDEAIKIYKDLLDEKQIHDSPKEYARVLDNLAYTKWLQNKNRVVENELNKALDIRIKENDLWGQNASYAHLTDYFSNKDVKKALDFAYKRKTIVFENKSVEDQLEVYQQLILLENPTNSKKYFEAYQKLNDSIQLERNKAKNQFALIRFDSEKNKANFLEAEAENEKKKNKILSLYIVVILLLLLLCFAYFWHKRRKQKLEQEKVLEVKKTELKYSKKVHDKVANGIYHVMSDIENKSEFNRDEILDKLEEVYEISRDISYDKKDEAQHENFAAKLSQLIGSFDSDKAKIYLIGNENELWSIISHQAKAEIFLVIQELLTNMKKHSQASRVVLNFKQENQQFYMNYSDNGIGISELNPKNGLQNTVSRISSLKGDVIFDTENGLKIIIKFPI encoded by the coding sequence TTGAGAAAAGGTTTATTTTTTATTTTTTTACTACTTATTTTTTCATGTCAATCTTCTGATAATAAATTTGATGAACAAAATGAAGTTTCGCAGAATAAAGCGTATGATAAGGCTCGGGAGTTTTACGAAAAAGAAGAGAATGATAGCGCGTATGTTTATTTCAATAAGGCTTATTCAGAATTTATAAAACAGAACAATAAACATCAGGCTTCAAAATGTTTGATTAATTTGGGGTATATAAGTTATAAAAAGGGAGATTGGTTTGGAAGTCAGGAATTAAATATAGAAGCTATCAAATTATTAAATCCTCAAATCAAAGAGGAGGCTGAAACTTTATCGAGTGCTTATAATAGTTTAGGGCAAAGTACACATGAATTAAAAAACTATAAAGAAGCGATAAATTATTTCCAAAATTCAATAGATTTCACAAAAGATGAGAACGTTTTTATTGTCAATCAAAATAATATTGCCAATAGTTATCGTTACAATAATCAATTTGATGAAGCTATAAAGATTTATAAAGATTTGTTGGATGAGAAACAGATTCATGATAGCCCAAAAGAATATGCACGTGTTTTAGATAATTTAGCGTACACAAAATGGTTGCAAAATAAAAACCGGGTTGTAGAAAATGAGCTAAACAAAGCATTAGATATTCGAATAAAAGAAAATGATTTGTGGGGACAAAATGCTAGTTATGCACATTTGACAGATTATTTCTCCAATAAAGATGTTAAAAAAGCATTGGATTTTGCTTATAAGAGAAAAACAATTGTATTTGAGAATAAGAGCGTAGAGGATCAATTAGAAGTTTATCAGCAATTGATTTTACTTGAGAATCCAACGAATTCTAAAAAATATTTTGAAGCCTATCAAAAACTCAATGATAGCATTCAATTAGAACGGAATAAAGCGAAGAATCAATTTGCATTGATTCGTTTTGATTCAGAAAAAAATAAAGCAAATTTTTTAGAAGCTGAAGCCGAAAACGAAAAGAAAAAGAATAAAATTTTAAGCTTATATATTGTTGTTATTTTGTTGTTGTTGCTTTTGTGTTTCGCATATTTTTGGCACAAAAGAAGAAAACAAAAATTAGAACAAGAAAAAGTTTTAGAGGTAAAGAAAACAGAGTTAAAATATTCAAAAAAAGTACATGACAAGGTGGCAAACGGAATTTACCATGTGATGTCTGATATAGAAAATAAATCGGAATTTAATCGAGATGAAATTTTAGATAAATTAGAAGAAGTTTATGAAATATCACGGGATATTTCGTATGATAAAAAGGATGAAGCGCAACATGAAAATTTTGCAGCTAAATTATCACAATTAATAGGTTCTTTTGATTCGGATAAGGCTAAAATATATTTGATCGGAAACGAAAATGAGCTTTGGTCAATTATTTCTCACCAAGCTAAAGCAGAGATTTTTTTGGTCATACAAGAGTTATTGACGAATATGAAAAAACATAGTCAAGCTTCGCGAGTTGTCTTGAATTTCAAACAAGAAAATCAACAATTTTATATGAATTATTCGGATAACGGAATTGGAATTTCGGAGTTAAATCCTAAAAATGGTTTACAAAATACGGTTTCACGTATTTCTAGTTTAAAAGGAGATGTTATTTTTGACACAGAAAATGGTTTGAAAATCATTATCAAGTTTCCTATTTAA
- a CDS encoding response regulator — MFKKVLIAEDFESFNISIQKVLKDLNVDNPDYAFYCDDAFLKIKKALHNEQPYDLLISDLSFEEDHREQTLKGGKDLIEAVKAIQPHLKIIVFSVEKKADMVDNLFKEYDIDGFVAKGREDSKELKKAIQAVFEGEKHLELGMKRSIKQKNTFEITSYDVTLVSLLSKGVLLKDIPNFLVDRNIKPSSKSSVEKRLGSLKESLQLTSNHQLVAFFKDLGSI, encoded by the coding sequence ATGTTTAAAAAAGTATTGATTGCAGAAGATTTTGAAAGTTTTAATATTTCGATTCAAAAAGTTTTGAAGGATTTGAATGTAGATAATCCGGATTATGCTTTTTATTGTGATGATGCTTTTCTGAAAATTAAGAAAGCTTTGCATAATGAGCAACCTTATGATTTATTGATTTCTGATTTATCATTTGAAGAAGATCATCGCGAACAAACTTTGAAAGGAGGAAAGGATTTGATTGAAGCTGTAAAAGCTATTCAACCTCATTTAAAAATTATTGTTTTTTCGGTAGAGAAAAAAGCTGATATGGTTGATAATCTTTTTAAAGAGTATGATATTGATGGATTTGTTGCAAAAGGAAGGGAAGATTCGAAAGAGTTAAAGAAAGCCATTCAAGCTGTTTTTGAGGGTGAAAAACATTTAGAGTTAGGTATGAAAAGAAGCATCAAACAAAAAAACACATTTGAAATTACCTCGTATGATGTTACGTTGGTTTCCTTGCTATCAAAAGGCGTTTTGTTAAAAGATATACCTAATTTTTTAGTAGATAGAAATATCAAACCTTCAAGTAAAAGTAGTGTAGAAAAAAGATTGGGATCGCTAAAAGAATCTCTGCAATTGACAAGTAATCATCAGTTGGTTGCTTTTTTCAAAGATTTGGGAAGTATATAA
- the ppk2 gene encoding polyphosphate kinase 2, producing the protein MHFLVENQEENTLYKNVLKKFEYETELLKLQSELVNFQNWISTENKKVAIIFEGRDASGKGGTIRRFREHLNPRSMRVVALNKPTEVEQSQWYFTRYIKELPNAGEIVFFDRSWYNRAVVEPVMGFCTEKQYEQFMVQVSEFEHMLYESGTHIIKLWFSITKEEQQARFDSRLNNPLKKWKYSPVDAKGQELWNDFSTYINQMFSRTHNSFSPWIIVNANNKNLARLETIRYVLSLFNYKGKDESKADLMVDPNVIERYYRMVKEMNH; encoded by the coding sequence ATGCATTTTTTGGTCGAAAATCAAGAAGAAAATACATTATATAAAAATGTTTTGAAGAAATTTGAATATGAAACTGAATTGCTAAAATTACAATCCGAATTAGTCAATTTTCAAAATTGGATTTCAACAGAAAACAAAAAAGTAGCCATTATTTTCGAAGGTAGAGATGCTTCAGGTAAAGGAGGAACAATACGTCGTTTTAGAGAACATCTTAACCCACGATCTATGCGTGTTGTTGCATTAAACAAACCAACAGAAGTAGAGCAAAGTCAATGGTATTTTACGCGTTACATTAAAGAATTGCCAAATGCAGGAGAAATTGTTTTTTTTGATAGAAGTTGGTACAATAGAGCGGTTGTAGAGCCTGTGATGGGGTTTTGTACAGAAAAACAATATGAACAATTTATGGTTCAAGTTTCAGAATTTGAACATATGCTATACGAATCGGGTACACACATTATCAAATTGTGGTTTTCGATTACAAAAGAGGAACAGCAAGCACGCTTTGATTCTCGTTTAAATAATCCACTTAAAAAGTGGAAATATAGCCCTGTTGATGCGAAAGGGCAAGAATTATGGAACGATTTTTCGACTTACATCAATCAAATGTTTTCTCGAACACATAATTCGTTTTCACCATGGATTATTGTAAATGCAAATAATAAAAATTTGGCTCGATTAGAAACGATTCGTTATGTTCTATCTTTGTTTAATTACAAGGGGAAAGATGAGTCGAAAGCTGATTTGATGGTCGATCCAAATGTGATTGAACGTTATTATCGAATGGTAAAAGAAATGAATCATTAA
- a CDS encoding SCO family protein, which translates to MNKQLIAVVLIILGVIGSIFWLKNKPKDKLYNVMKVPTFSMTNQHNQTITDRDMLGKVYVVEFFFTSCPTICPVMSHNLRSIEDEINNPNLGFISVTIDPKRDTPARLLEYSKQIGVKSPNWHYLTANREVIEQLSDKFNIYVGKDETTAEGLNHSGKLALVDKQGNIRSRYNKSGVPMLFYSGLNYKDPEGKETSLSGEHHPEIEYLKEDIKKLLAE; encoded by the coding sequence ATGAATAAACAATTAATCGCTGTTGTACTTATTATTTTAGGCGTTATTGGATCTATTTTTTGGTTAAAAAATAAACCAAAAGATAAGTTATATAATGTGATGAAAGTTCCTACATTTTCGATGACTAATCAACATAATCAAACAATTACTGATCGGGATATGTTAGGAAAAGTATACGTTGTGGAGTTTTTCTTTACAAGCTGTCCTACGATTTGCCCTGTGATGAGTCATAATTTACGTTCGATAGAAGATGAAATTAACAATCCAAATCTTGGCTTTATTTCCGTTACAATTGATCCGAAACGAGATACGCCTGCTCGTTTGTTAGAATATTCAAAACAAATAGGAGTAAAATCACCGAATTGGCATTATTTGACAGCAAATCGTGAAGTGATTGAACAACTTTCAGATAAATTTAATATTTATGTTGGAAAAGATGAGACAACTGCAGAAGGATTAAATCACAGCGGAAAGCTCGCTTTAGTTGATAAACAAGGAAATATAAGAAGTCGATACAATAAATCAGGCGTTCCTATGTTGTTTTATTCGGGATTAAATTACAAAGATCCTGAAGGTAAAGAGACTTCCCTTTCAGGTGAACATCATCCTGAAATTGAGTATTTAAAAGAAGATATCAAAAAACTTTTAGCAGAATAA